GCCACCGCAGCCAAATTCGCCATCGTCGGTATGCGGTGCAAGGATCAATATATTTTTAAAATTTAAATCCATTTTATCAGAATTTTTATTCCAATTATTTTATTTTTTTAAAACAGCAGCCAAAGTTAACCAGATAATTTTAATGTCAGTTAGAAATGAATGTTCATTAACATATTTAAGCTGCAATTTTTTTTTCCCGGGCCATATCAGTTCCATGTATGCTTTATCAGGGTCTTCGGCGCCTTCAAGGATTTTTCCTTCATCACTGTTCCATACCGAAGCCCAATCTGTAATTCCGGGTTTAACGCTCAATATCTTTTTTTCTTCTTCGGTAAATAAATCCGTAAAAGTTTTCACATCAGGACGAGGTCCTACAATACTCATGTTGCCTATAAATACATTTATAAATTGTGGGATTTCGTCGAGTTTTGTTTTTCTTAAAAAACGCCCGATACCTGTTATCCGTGAATCGGAAAGCGTGGTTGACGATGCCCCTATTTTATCGGCATTTACAACCATTGTTCTGAATTTATACATGCGAAATTCTTTACCATATTGACCAACTCTTTTGGCAGGATATAATACAGGACCCCTGTCATTAAAAAAAATACACAATGCAATAACAATATAGAAAGGCGAAAAAAGCAGAAGAACGATTATGCTTATTGATATATCGAAAAGTCTTTTCATTAATGTTTATATACCTTATTCAATTTTTTATTTTTCCTTAGTCGTTTTCTTATACATATTTATCATTGCCTGAACATTCTTACTCCAGTCATATGATTTGATCACGTGTTTTCTTCCGCTTTCCCCCATATCAATCCGAAGTTTTTCGCTGCTGATAAGCAATTCCAAAGCATTTACAATTTCATCAATATCTTTTACAGGAACAATCATGCCTGTTTTATTTTTTTCAACAACTTCAGGTAAACCACCGGTATCAGTAACTACAACAGGAAGCTCGCAAGCAGAAGCCTCTAATACAGATACACCAAAGCTTTCCCTTATTGATGAAACCACAAAGACATCAATATTGTTATAATATTTTACAATATCACAATGATCAACATAACCGGTAAAAATAACATCAGGCTTAATGCCCAGTTCTTTCACTAAATTTTTATATTCCTGTTCGCAACTACCACTACCCACTATTAAAAGCTTTAATGAAAGCCCTTTGTTTTTTTCTTTAAGCTTAGCAAAAGCTTTGATCAGGTAATCGATTCCATATACTTTTTCTAATGTTTTAATAGTCCCTATTACAATATCATTTTCATTAAATAATATTTTTTTAACGTTCTTAAAAAACTTTTCGGTATCAACACCAAAAGGAATAACATTTATTTTTTTTGAAGTATATTTTTTTGTTTCCTGTGCCAGGGCATTACTGGTAGCCATGATATGATCGGACTTTGACAAATTATATTTTAAAACTTTTTTAGCAAAAAAAGAACTACCCGGAAATTCAAAAACATCGCTGCCCCAGACAGAAATCACATAAGGATGAAAATTACATAATGCCCCAATAAGCCCATAACTGGAAGCATAGTAAGAATGAAGAATATCCGGTTTTTCAAAAGAAATAATTTTTTTAATCCGGTTAACAGCTGTTATATATTTCAGTTTATGAATTTTATTATCAATATAATTCAGATGATCTTTAAACCCAATTGTAAAACTTTTAAAGTTCGGTAAATTATCATAAAATGCAGAGTTCGATTTATGCAAACCAATCAATACGACTTCTATACCTGATTGGCAAAGTGAAGCAATCCATCTTTTAGTGTGGATACTGTTGGGATTGGCAAGAATAGCTACTTTCATTTTATTTTTTTGTTTTAATTTTTAACACAAAAATAAGAATTAACAAATAAGCCGACAGTTCAATAAACGGTAACTGGTTGTAATAAAAATCAAACCATCCTAAAGCCAGTGCAGAAGCAGAGAAAGCATAAAGAACAATGATCCAAAAGTTTTTTGAAATAGATGCTATAAAAAAAATAAAATATAAAATAATACTAAGTATAAAAGTATAAATAATCCCAATAACATATCCCCCATTAATCAATATTGTTCCAAAAAAAGTTTTAACATTTACATCAACCAATTCTTTCTTGTCAATAAATACGTGATAAGGACTTATAACACCCTCAAGACTTCCGCCACTAATAAAATGATATAAATTCATAAAAGGCATTATTAATGCTTTGGGATTCTGACCAACAGGCAACTGTTTATTCATATGCTCGCCAAATCCAAGGATACCGGCAAAAACATAACCCATAAAATGTTTTGCAAGTAAATAAATTTTAAAAAAGAAAGTTGCATCTTTCCTATCCTGCATAGCGAAAACATAAGTCAATCCGAATAACAGCAACACCGTTATTACAAATATCACGATATGTAATACTTTGATTTTTATTTTCTTTTTATCAAACCAGCGAAATAAAAGTCCACCGATAACAGGAATGTATAGCCATGTTTTTACCTGGTATAACAATGATAGAATAATGAAGAACAAAATAGTTATGAAGATCAGGTAATCTTTTCTTTTTGCAATCCCTATGAATATTATCAGGAACAGGATGGAAATTCCCATTAAATGCCCGGCAATTCCTGAACCTGCATATTCATAAATAAATTCATTGGTACCTATTGCATCGGTATCATCATATTTTAAAAAGGTAGAAATAAAAGAATATATCAAATAAGCAATAACAAACCAGGCAGCAATCAACAGTATTCTTTTAATTTTTTTTGATATTCCTACTGATTCATAAGAAACTTTATTCGTAATTTTTTCAATAATTTTTATGGGAATAATTTTTCCCCATAAAAAACTTCCTGACCAAAAAACTAATATTCCTGCAATAAATAATAACAACAAACTGCTGTTTACAGGCTTATAACCAAGTATGCCACCAAATGCCAATGTAATGGTAACGATGATCAAAAGCGGGTAGCTTAAAATAGTTACAGGTGAAAAATAATTTGCAAATATTTTCCTGTCGAAATTTGTTATTAAAACTATTTCGGCAAAAAGAATTAAATATAAAACCAAATTCAGCATTGCTACAATAATGTTTTTTCAGTACCCTGGCTTCGCCCTTTGACAAATAATAAAAAACTATAAAAGAAAGCAATAAATATAACTCCTGCAATGGTATTAAGCACGGCTTCAAACATAAAATTAATAATAATGATACCGATAAAAATCAAAATTAAAAATCGTTTACGGGTATAGTTTCTTCTAAGGAAAAAAGGATAAAATAACCATGTCATAAAAATTAAAAAGCCGATGACCCCAACAGCAATAAATGTTTCCAGGTATTGATTGTGAGTATTGTATTTATTTTCAACCAAAGAATGAAGTTCATATTTTTTATACTTACTCATTAAATTATCCGAAACATCGCCTGAACCTACTCCAAAAAGAAAATGCTCATTAATAATCTCTACCGATAGCATCCATATAGGAATACGGTCAACTCCGAACCGGTCAATGATGAACTGATATTCTTTTTTCTGAATCGCATCAACCAATTCGCCCTGGTTTTTAACTAATGAACTCACATAGTAAAAGCGTGAATTCTGTTTATATCCAATAATACCCAATATTATCAAAGCTACAACAACTATAGCGCCTATGAATTTTTTTTTATTCATAATTGCATAAACAATAAAATATATTACTGAAAATAAAATCAGTGTCCCATATGCTGCCTTCGACTTTAAAAGATAAATCATAATAATGAGGAAAGTTGTTGCTGTTGCATAAATAATGTTGCTCGTCCGTTGATTTTTTATAATCACTAACGAGTTGTTTACAAAATATACCATTATAAAAACACAAAGTATCAGGTACATTGAAAAATATGAAGGATGCTTAAATAACGATAAATTTGAATATGTGAAATAAGACGGGGCATCGGTATTAGTGTCGGCATAAACACCGGGAATATGGCTATTGAACATCCATTCGCTGTTTTCAAATGAAACGGAATTTAAAAAAGCATTTCCCAAACAATAAAATCCGGCAAATATATTTGCAATTACAAAAGCTAAAAGAACAAAATTAAAATACCTTTTATAAAAATTCCGTAATAAATAAATGATTGGCGGAAACAATATCAACGATAGTTTTAACTGTATATCGAAAAGTGCTGATGGAATATTTTCTGAATAAAAAACTCCGACAACAAAAACCAAATACAACAGTAGGTTGATAATTACTGCAAAATTGAATTTAAAAGTGATTCTTTTTTTTTCGTAGAAAAAGATAAGTACCAATGCGCTGACCAGCCACAGCATTATTGCATACGAAATCATTATCACTGCAAAAGGAATCAATGATATCAACAAACATGTAAGGAAAACATGAATTTTTGAAATATCCCATTTATCAGCAGCCAAAATCATTATACCGGTTTACTCGAAAAATCAAAGTTAATATATTTATCAAAAATGGCTTTGTCTACACCATTTAATTTTAATGAATCCGAAAGCAAACAAGAAAGAAATATGCGTATGGTTTTAAAAGAAAACTTATATCTGAATTTTAACAAATAAACAATATATAAAATGTACGAATGTCGCCACAATTGCCACTTCCATGAAGGCATAAAACTTTTCATATTTATAAACCGACTTAAATAATTTATAAATATTTTGCCGATGATTAGTTCAGATGTTTTTGAAATTGAAGAGTTAACTTTATGATATATCAGTGAATTTAACACACATGCTGCATTTATTTTATTCTTTTTCAGTCGCATTGAAAATTCAAAATCTTCTTCACCAAAAAAGAAATTTTCTGTCAGTTTACCTATTTTTTCAATAACTGATGTGCGCATTATTATTGAGCATCCGGTAATAAAGCTTATTTTAACGAAATTTTTATCCGGCAATTCGGTGTAATGTTTATCATCGAAAAAATATTTACGTGTTCCGTAATTGCTTAGCTTTCCACCACAATTCCAAATTATTTCCTGTTTATTAAAATATCGTATTTGCGGAGTTGCTACCGAATAATTTATGTTATTATTAAAGAATGTTATTAACTCACTCATGAAGTTTGGAGTAACAACAGTGTCATTATTCAAAAGCAGGATATAATCTGTTTTATTGTTTATCGCCGCCTGTATCCCAATATTATTTCCTTTAGCAAAACCATAATTCAAAGGACATTCAATAATCTGAATTTTTTTATATAACGTATCGGTAAGCCATTTTTTTATTTTCCCGACCGAGCCATCGGTTGAAGCATTATCTACAAGTATGATTTCAAAATTCTGATAATTGCTATTTGAAAGGCTCGACAGGCAGTCAATCGTATCTTTAAAACCATTCCAGTTCAATATTACTATTGCAACTTTTGGATTATTCACGATATTTGAATCACGCTTATTCACTAATTTTTCTAAGTTTAAAAACAGATGCAGTCAACATTGCAAAAAGTATTATTTCACTTATCAGCATTGAAGCTGACGCTCCCATATCGGCAAAAAAGTAAATTAAAAAGAAAAGGTTTACAATGCTTATAACACCAGTAATAGCAACATAAACCATGAATTTCTTTTTATATCCCATATTTACCAGGCCTAAAATTCCAAGAAAATAATTCATCCCTCCAAACAGGATAACAAAGCTCATAATCTGCATATCAGGAATGGAAGGAATAAATTTATCTCCAAGAAAAACGGTAACAACAGGTCGTGCAAACACAAGGAATAGCAGAGAAATCAGCACTAATATTACAAAATAATATTTTCCGAGTTTTATTAAAAAGTTTGCATTTTTGTTATTGCTTTCATTAAAGAACTTTTTACTCATGAACGGGAATAATGCATCGGATACCGGAGTTATTATGGACTGCATACCTTTAATCACTTTTTCGGCAGATGAATAATATCCCACAATTGTATAGTTTGAGAATAATCCTAAAAGTAGAACATTTGCATTCCGGTATAAATTCATGCTGAATGTTGAAACAAAAATCGGCCATGATTCTTTCATCTGAATTTTTATTTCAGAAATTTTTGGAAAAACAACATTCAGATTAAATGTTTTGTATGCAATTATAAAACTTAAGATTCCTGCTATCAAATACCCATATGTGTTGAATAACGGCACTATCAGGTAATCCGATTCATTACGTACAAAAACAAAAATCAAAAGTGTGAAAGTTAATTTTGAAATAAAATTTACAATTGTGATAAACTTCATTTTCTCCATTCCCTGGAAAAGCCACACTGGAACCAAAGCATCGCCAATAACAATTCCAAATGTGTAAATAAACAAAATATAATTGCTTCGAAACTGTTCAAACGAAACAATAAGGATCAATAATACCAATGCACACAAAAGGGAGATCATAAGTTTTACACTTATAACAGCGGAAAATATTTCCGAAACTTTTTGTTTATTATTTTGATTTATTGAAATCTGCTGCGTTGCAGAAAAAGCAAATCCAAAGCTTGTAAAAATTATAAAATATTGAATAACTACATTGGCAAACGAAACCAGTCCGAATGTTGAAGGACCTAAAACCCTTGTCAGATAAGGCACTGTGATAAGTGGAAACAAAAATGAAATTCCATTCAAAACCGATAATGAAACAAAATTTGAAAAAATTTGCTTTTTATCTTTATGAATTAATATTGATCTTGCTTTTTTCAGCATAACTTAACAATCATCACAAAAATAGTGATTAAGAATGAGCTTTTGGTTTTTATTTCAATAAGATATTAAGGGAGTAATTAACAGGAATCAACCCAAAGAAATCACATAATAATTTGTCGTAACAAAATAATTCCTGAAATATGGAATAGAGGTCAGTATCGACGATTGTTTCCTGACTTTAAGTTTGAATTTCACTTCATAATTTGGATTAATGAAATATAAAATCTTCTTATCAATTTTATAATTCGACTGTTTCAAAATTCTTTCAAATCGTTCAATTGTAATCCCAGTATCATGCACTTCCAAAAGGTTTTCAATTTTTCCCTGACCTTCGCCAAACATTTTTAAAATTGAACGATAAATACCTTTTGGTAAAATGTGAAAATACGGTAGTTTTGATAAAACTTTACTTTCACAAATCTGCTGATGTCCGCCAAACGGGCTTTGCCAAGAAGGAAATCCCATGAATATCTTTCCACCGGGTTTTAAAAATTTTTTTATAAAATCCATAAAGCGCTCCTGCCCATGAATATGTTCAAGAACATCGCGAGAAAAAATCAAATCGAAAGTTCCGATACTTTCAATATCATAAATATCAGCTGTAATGAATTTTATGTTTTCTTTATTCGGATGATTTTCATAAAATTTATTTGCATTCTCGATTTTTCCTCCTGCTAAATCAATTCCCACAATTCTTACACAACCCAAATCCAGAAATGGTTTCAGGTTACCACCCTCACCGCAGCCAATTTCAAGAACAGAAGTTTTTTCGTTTACATCAAAAACATCTTTTATAAAAGGCAGCACATGCCGGCTAACAGTATATTCCTGTTCTTTAAAATATTGTTCCCTGTTTGTATGTCGTTCCTGCATTTAAATTATTTTTAATAATTGCTCACCTGCTTCTTTCATGGATTTACCCAACGAAATAAATCCATGATTTTTCATGCAAAGGAAATCATGATTATCTAAAATATCAAGTACACTATTTACAAGTTCAATTGTTCCGTATGATTCCTCCTTTGCTGTTTCAGGAATACCAAGCGTTTTAACATTATCTAAAATTTCTTTTGAATGACCGTGAAAAATCGCATTCACTTCCGGTCTTGCTTTATAAATTGAATAATGCAACATGCTTTCCGACGAAGGATAACGCTTTCCTTCGGCATACACTATTCTATCTTCCATATCGCAATCCGTAACCTTTACAAAGCAATCATTCTTCAATTCATTTTTAAAACCAATACAGGTTCCGGTAATTATAAAATCATTTTCACCACTTTTTATCCTGAAGCTCAAATTTCCATATGAACCACCGGGGTATGGCGGTGCTAATTTTTTTTCATGAAAAATTTTACACCAATAGCTGAGCTCTTCAAGATGTGAATCCATAGGAGGTTCAGCATCTTTAAGAATTGTTTTAAATTTTATCCCGCTATATTCTTCTGCCATTATTCTAAAAGCGTTTTTATATCTTTCACAGTAGGTTTTACAATTCCTTTTTCAGTAATTATTCCTGTAATATATTTTGCAGGTGTAACGTCAAATGCAGGATTAAATGCTTTTGAATTTGGCGAACACACAAGCACTTCATGGAGTTTCCCTGTTTTATCAATTCCCGTTTGCCACAAAACTTCATTTTCATTTCGTTCTTCAATAATTATTTCCGAACCCGATTTACATTTCAAATCAAATGTAGAAGTCGGAGCCGCAACATAAACTGGAACTCCAAATTCTTTTGCTATTATTGCTTTTTCGAAAGTTCCTATTTTATTAGCCACATCACCATTGCGTGCAATCCTGTCTGCTCCCACAATTACCATATCAACTTTTTTCTGCGACATCAAAAATGCTCCGGCATTATCAGGCACAATAACATGAGGAACATTTTCATTATTCAGCTCCCATGCTGTAAGTCGCGCACCCTGACTGCGTGGGCGGGTTTCATCAACGTAAACAAAAATGTTTTTTCCTTCACGATGAGCTGTGTAAATGGGCGACAACGCTGTACCATAATCAACAAAAGCAAGCCATCCGGCATTGCAATGTGAAAGAATATTAAAATTATTTTTTATGATTTCATTCCCGTATTCACCAATTTTCCTGCTTGCATAAATATCCTGCTCGGCAATGAATTCGGCAGCAATAACGGCTCTTGCAGGCGAATGTTTTGCAGCAGCATAAACCAGTTCGGTAGCATAAAATAAATTTCTTGCAGTTGGACGCGTACCCTCAATTTCGTTTTTAGCAATTAAAATCTCTTCTTCGTAATTATTATTATCAGCGAGCAGAGCAGCCTGTGCCATTGCATAACCTGCAGCAGCACCAATAGCACCGGCACCACGTACAATCATTGTTTTAATTGCGTGACAGGTTGTTTTATAATCTTTCGATTCAAATATTTTAAACTCAAAAGGAAGAAGATTCTGTTCTATCATAAACACTGTTGAACCTTCGAGCCAAATGGTTTTGTATTCTTTACCGTTAACTTTCATTTCAAATTAATTACAACAAAAGTAATTTTAAAAATGCAGTTATACAAAAAGTAATATAATAATAAGGTATAAGGTAGAAAGGTATAGGGAAGTTAGAACTTAAAATTTGTATTTAAGATTTTGGATTGTAAATTAAATACAATACAGATAAAGCCCATATTACAAGTTACAAATATTAATAAAATAACCAATTTCCAACATCGAATTACCAATGATCAGCTTGGATATTGGAAATTGAGCGTTGATTATTTGAAATTTATTCTTTATCGTTAAAAAAGCCGGCTAACCAGGCCGGCAAAAAAGGTATGACGAATGTCATATGTTAGGAAAGTAAGCTTTTTAAAATATCGGAAACAACTTTATTATCGGCTTTTCCGGCAAGTTCTTTACTAGCAAGCCCCATAACTTTTCCCATATCTTTTATAGATGAAGCGCCGGTTGTTTCAATAATTTTTTTAATAATATTTTTAATTTCTTCTTCACCCATTTGCGCTGGCAGATATTGCTGTATGATATCAGCCTGAAAAATTTCAGGTTCAGCAAGATCCGATCTGTTTTGGGTTTTATAAATTTCAGCAGCTTCTCTGCGTTGCTTAACCAGCTTCTGTAATAATTTTATTTCGCTGTCGTCGGTAACCGGTTCACCGGAAGATTGTGCAAGCAACAACGCTGCTTTAATGCTTCTTAATGCTTCCAGTTTTTCTTTTTCTTTGGCAAGCATTGCCGATTTAATATCAGCATTGATGCGGTCAACTAAACTCATAATTTAATTTCTATAAATTAATCAACGTTATCGTGAAGAAAACTATTATTCTGCCGGAGTTCCACTTTTTTATCTTCACCTTCTGAAAGTGTGAATTTTGAAATATGTGATTCGCTAGAAGGAATAACATTCGATAACACTACATTTCTTCTCACGTATGCCGGTTCTTTTTCGAGTTCAGAAACACCTTGCTGTGTTTTAATTTTCATGCTGAGCTCTTTAAGTTTTTTTATTCTTTCCTGTGTATGAAGCGGAACATTTTCTTTTTCAGCAACAGGTTCCTGTACCGGTTCAACTTTATTCTCAAAAGCCGGTTCTTCTGTTTTAACCAGTATTATCGGCTCGTTCAAAGCATTAGGCTGAAGTTGAATATCCGGTTCATCATCAGCTGCTTGTTTTGTGTTTTCAAATAGAGTGAATTCATTAGTGATTTCAACCTGTTTTGATTCATTGATAATTTTTATTTCTTCAACCTTCTCAACATTTTTTGTTGTTAGTTTGATATCAAAAATATCAACGTCTTCTTTTTCGGTAACAGGATTATTTTTTTCTTCCTTCTCTGTTTTAATTTCTTCTTCAAGGGAAACAACATTACGTACAGGTTGCTTTGCCGGGATGTAATCAAATGTTTCTGTTGAATTGAAACCTGTAGCAATAAGAGTAACACCTATCATGTTGTCTAATGATTCGTCAACGCCATTACCCCAAATGATCTCAGCTGTTGAACCTGATTCACGCTGGATGTATTCAGTGATTTCAGAAACTTCATCCATGGTAATCTCAGCCTTACCTGAAGCGATATACAACAAAATGTTGCTTGCACCTTTAATCTGGTTATCGTTCAGTAATGGTGAAGATAAAGCCATTTCAACAGCTTCGAGAGCGCGGTTTTCACCTTCAGCAAATCCCGAACCCATTATAGCAACACCACTGTTTTTCATTACAGTCTTCACATCTTCAAAATCAACATTGATGTAACCGGGAACAGTGATTATTTCAGCAATACCTTTTGCTGCATTGGTAAGAATGTTATCCGCTTTTCCGAATGCTTCGGACAAACGCTGGTTTCCGTATAGTTCGCGTAATTTATCATTGCATATTACAAGCAGTGTATCTACATTTTTCCGAAGTTCTTTAATACCTTCTTCTGCCTGCAATTTTCTTTTTCTTCCTTCAAAAGAAAATGGAATGGTAACAATTGCAACAGTAAGTATTCCCATTTCTTTAGCAGTAGCAGCAATTACAGGAGCTGCTCCCGTACCTGTTCCGCCCCCCATACCTGCAGTAATAAAAAGCATTTTGGTATTCGTATCCAGCATACTTTTAATCTGGTCAATATTTTCTATGGCCGCATTTTTCCCGACAGCAGGAATAGAACCCGCTCCCCTTCCTTCAGTAAGACTCGCTCCTATCTGAACTTTAACAGGTATAGGACTAATTTCAAGAGCCTGGGAGTCGGTGTTGCATACAATAAAATCAACACCTTCAATGCCCTGTTTGAACATATGGTTTACAGCATTGCTGCCGCCACCGCCTACACCAATCACTTTTATGATTGATGATTTATTTTTTGGAAGGTCGAATTGTATCATTTCGGTCATAGATGTTTTTTCGGATGGTTAAAATTAGATATAAGATGCTATCGAAATTTTTTTTTGTTCAGATTTTATTAACATGAATTTTACAAAAAATGTTAATATTTTTTATTTGTTAATTTGTTCCACCGTCTTCAAAAAATTCTTTACCCTTTGCAAAAATTTTATCAAAGAATCCGCCTTTGGTTTTTTTAGAATGTGTCTGGACTTTTGTTTTTTCTTTCGCATTCCCTTTATTTTCCCTGGGTACCTTACTTTCCATTTTTTCGAGTCGTTCAAATCCTTTTATCACCAAGCCAACACCTGTTGCAAACATAGGACTTGCAATATCTTCGGAAACACTTTTTGCCAGGTGTTCATTTGGGTATCCGATACGTGTATCCATGCCGGTAATAAATTCAGTAAGCTGTGCCACATGTTTTAACTGAGCACCACCACCGGTAAGTACAATTCCTGCAATGAGTTTTTTCTCGTAACCGGAATTTTTTATTTCATAATAGATATGTTCAATGATCTCTTCCATTCTTGCCTGTATAATACTGGCAAGGTTTCTCAGCGAGATCTCTTTCGGGTCGCGTCCTCTTAATCCGGGAATGGAAACAATTTCTTCTTCCTTATTTTCACTTGCCAATGCTGAACCGAATTTTATTTTCAATGCTTCAGCCTGGCTGCGAATAATAGTGCATCCTTCTTTAATGTCTTCGGTAACAACATTTCCACCAAAAGGAATTACGGCAGTATGACGAATGATTCCATCCTGGAAAATAGCGATGTCTGTTGTACCCCCGCCAATATCAACTAAAACAACCCCGGCTTCTTTTTCGTCTTCGCTCAGCACGGCATCAGATGAAGCAAGCGGTTCAAGAATAAGTTCGGCAACTTCAAGTCCTGCTTTGCTTACACACTTATGAATATTTTTTGCTGCGGCAACTTGTCCGGTGATAATATGAAAATTCGCTTCAAGGCAAATGCCCGACATACCTATAGGATCTTTAATTCCCGGTTCTTTGTCAACGATATATTCCTGCGGAATAACATGAATGATTTCTTCGCCGGGCTGCATCACCAGCTTATACATATTTTCAACCAACACATCAATATCCTGCTGGCTGATTTCATCTTCAAGACTATTGCGCATAATGTTTCCACGATGCTGAATACTTTTTATATGCTGACCTGCAATTCCCACGTTCACCACCCTTATATTCACACCTGATTTTTGTTCCGCTTCTTCAATAGCAGCACGAATAGAATGAACTGTTTTTTCAATATTGGCAACCATACCACGTGTAACTCCAATCGATTCTGATTTCCCAATTCCCAGAATTTCAATTTTACCGAATTCGTTTCTTCTTCCAACGATTGCAGCAATCTTGGTAGTACCAATGTCTAATCCTACAATAATTTCTGATTCCATATTTTATGAATTAAGTTTTTGAACAAACCACCTGATTTTTATATTTTAAATTTATTTTTTTGTATTTACTCCACCCTATCTTATTCAAGCCTTTCTTATAAAAAACCAAAAGATTATTAAATTTTTCTTCCATATTATCTATGTTTCCAAAAATAACAACTGCATCGCCTATCTTGGTAAACAATTCCATTTCTCCTTTTGTATTCACGTATATCTCTTCTATCATGGCTTTCCAGAATTCATCCTTATCAATAAACTGTGCTATTCTGAAAACCTTATAAGCAGCCGTTTTCATAATATTCGAATCGGCACTCAGCGAATCATTAACATCTAATTTTATTTTAGGAGCATAATAATTATCAATATTTCCATTTGCTACAAGCAAGCGGGCAGAATATTTTTCACTACCGGGCATCAGGAAACCCTTATCATCAATGTAATAACTTTGATTGAATTTATTTATCACTTTTACTAACGGACGTCTTTGCTTTATTTTAATTTCAATATCACCCTCGATATTTGTACTTACATCTGCCTTTTCAACATAAGGTATTTCATTCAATGCACTTTCAATATCATTGGAATTTATTTCCGCAAGGCTATTATCTTTTAGCTTATAACCCTTGCCGGAAAGGTAATCCCAAATATCACTTTCTGTAATAAAATAATCATCGCTATCGTATTTTATCAGTACACTTTGGTTTTTACATATCACCGCATCCTGCTGTTTCTGTATAAAAGCAATAAGTACACCTACACCTGCAATTAAAATAACCCACATCAATATGATGATGATTCTTTTCATTAAAATTCTCTTTGAATTTTTAAAATATTTTTTAAACTTTTTTCAATAGGCAATACCAGTTGATCAATATCCCCTGCGCCAATAGTAACAAGCACTTCGAGCTTCCTTTTTACCAGTTCTTCGATTAGGTCATCCCTGGTGCATAATGATTTATTCTTAATTTTAATTTTCTCCAAAAGCATTTCTGAAGTAACTC
The genomic region above belongs to Bacteroidales bacterium and contains:
- a CDS encoding flippase, producing the protein MLKKARSILIHKDKKQIFSNFVSLSVLNGISFLFPLITVPYLTRVLGPSTFGLVSFANVVIQYFIIFTSFGFAFSATQQISINQNNKQKVSEIFSAVISVKLMISLLCALVLLILIVSFEQFRSNYILFIYTFGIVIGDALVPVWLFQGMEKMKFITIVNFISKLTFTLLIFVFVRNESDYLIVPLFNTYGYLIAGILSFIIAYKTFNLNVVFPKISEIKIQMKESWPIFVSTFSMNLYRNANVLLLGLFSNYTIVGYYSSAEKVIKGMQSIITPVSDALFPFMSKKFFNESNNKNANFLIKLGKYYFVILVLISLLFLVFARPVVTVFLGDKFIPSIPDMQIMSFVILFGGMNYFLGILGLVNMGYKKKFMVYVAITGVISIVNLFFLIYFFADMGASASMLISEIILFAMLTASVFKLRKISE
- a CDS encoding class I SAM-dependent methyltransferase — translated: MQERHTNREQYFKEQEYTVSRHVLPFIKDVFDVNEKTSVLEIGCGEGGNLKPFLDLGCVRIVGIDLAGGKIENANKFYENHPNKENIKFITADIYDIESIGTFDLIFSRDVLEHIHGQERFMDFIKKFLKPGGKIFMGFPSWQSPFGGHQQICESKVLSKLPYFHILPKGIYRSILKMFGEGQGKIENLLEVHDTGITIERFERILKQSNYKIDKKILYFINPNYEVKFKLKVRKQSSILTSIPYFRNYFVTTNYYVISLG
- a CDS encoding class II aldolase/adducin family protein; translation: MAEEYSGIKFKTILKDAEPPMDSHLEELSYWCKIFHEKKLAPPYPGGSYGNLSFRIKSGENDFIITGTCIGFKNELKNDCFVKVTDCDMEDRIVYAEGKRYPSSESMLHYSIYKARPEVNAIFHGHSKEILDNVKTLGIPETAKEESYGTIELVNSVLDILDNHDFLCMKNHGFISLGKSMKEAGEQLLKII
- the mtnA gene encoding S-methyl-5-thioribose-1-phosphate isomerase, producing MKVNGKEYKTIWLEGSTVFMIEQNLLPFEFKIFESKDYKTTCHAIKTMIVRGAGAIGAAAGYAMAQAALLADNNNYEEEILIAKNEIEGTRPTARNLFYATELVYAAAKHSPARAVIAAEFIAEQDIYASRKIGEYGNEIIKNNFNILSHCNAGWLAFVDYGTALSPIYTAHREGKNIFVYVDETRPRSQGARLTAWELNNENVPHVIVPDNAGAFLMSQKKVDMVIVGADRIARNGDVANKIGTFEKAIIAKEFGVPVYVAAPTSTFDLKCKSGSEIIIEERNENEVLWQTGIDKTGKLHEVLVCSPNSKAFNPAFDVTPAKYITGIITEKGIVKPTVKDIKTLLE
- a CDS encoding GatB/YqeY domain-containing protein, encoding MSLVDRINADIKSAMLAKEKEKLEALRSIKAALLLAQSSGEPVTDDSEIKLLQKLVKQRREAAEIYKTQNRSDLAEPEIFQADIIQQYLPAQMGEEEIKNIIKKIIETTGASSIKDMGKVMGLASKELAGKADNKVVSDILKSLLS
- the ftsZ gene encoding cell division protein FtsZ, whose amino-acid sequence is MTEMIQFDLPKNKSSIIKVIGVGGGGSNAVNHMFKQGIEGVDFIVCNTDSQALEISPIPVKVQIGASLTEGRGAGSIPAVGKNAAIENIDQIKSMLDTNTKMLFITAGMGGGTGTGAAPVIAATAKEMGILTVAIVTIPFSFEGRKRKLQAEEGIKELRKNVDTLLVICNDKLRELYGNQRLSEAFGKADNILTNAAKGIAEIITVPGYINVDFEDVKTVMKNSGVAIMGSGFAEGENRALEAVEMALSSPLLNDNQIKGASNILLYIASGKAEITMDEVSEITEYIQRESGSTAEIIWGNGVDESLDNMIGVTLIATGFNSTETFDYIPAKQPVRNVVSLEEEIKTEKEEKNNPVTEKEDVDIFDIKLTTKNVEKVEEIKIINESKQVEITNEFTLFENTKQAADDEPDIQLQPNALNEPIILVKTEEPAFENKVEPVQEPVAEKENVPLHTQERIKKLKELSMKIKTQQGVSELEKEPAYVRRNVVLSNVIPSSESHISKFTLSEGEDKKVELRQNNSFLHDNVD